The sequence CTGTTTAGGAAATATTGATATTTTGATGATATTTCGATACTCTAATGGAAGATAAATAAAAGTTGGTGAATGAAATGATGAATGATTATACAATCACATTACATAATCAGGAAGAAACGATGAGTTTAGCAGAAAGGTTAAGTAATTTCATACAACCAGGCGATGTGATTGCCCTTGAAGGCGACCTTGGTGCAGGAAAAACAACTTTTACAAAAGGATTAGCAAGAGGACTTGGAATCTCAAGGAATGTGAATAGTCCAACATTCACTATTATTAAAGAATATAATGGAAAGCTTCCACTATACCATATGGATGTCTATCGTTTAAAAAATTCAATGGAAGACTTGGGCTTTGATGAATATTTTGATGGTGAGGGTGTCACGGTTATTGAGTGGGCTCATATGATAGAGGATCAACTTCCTAATCAACTGTTAAAAATCGAAATTACACGAATGAGTGACAAGGAGAGAAATATCACATTCTATCCCGTTGGCAATCGATATGAACAATTATGTAAGGAGTTTTTTCATGAATACACTAGCCATTGATACATCTACAAATGTCCTCGGAGTTGGAGTTGCCAATGATGAAAAGGTAATTGGTGAATATATTTCTAATATAAAACGAAACCATTCCACACGAGTACTTCCTGCCATTGATTTTTTATTAAAAGATTGCAATATGAGCTTAAATGATATGGAAAAGATTGTCGTAGCAAATGGACCTGGATCCTATACGGGACTTCGAATTGGGGTAACCATTGGAAAAACATTAGCTTGGACACTGAATCTTCCAATTGTAGGCGTCTCTAGTCTGCAATTAATGGCTGCCAGTGGTCGATACTTCCAAGGCCTCATATCTCCTATTATGGACGCAAGAAGAGATAATCTTTTCACAGGTCTTTATCAATATGAAAATGATCAATTAATACAAGTAATAAGCGATCAACATATATCAATTGTAGAATGGTGTGAATTAATAAAAACATATGAAAAACCTGTATTATTTATAGGAAATGATGTCGCTTTACATAGAGAAAAAATAGCGACAATCGCAAATGAATATGCTTGTTTTGCCCCAATTACAACCAATATCCCTCGACCAGGTGAATTAGCCTTAATTGGTAGTAAATTGGAAAATGAGGCAAACATTCATTCATTTAAGCCAAACTATTTGCGACTTACAGAAGCAGAAGCAAAATGGAGAGAGAAATCTGACAGAAATTGAGGGGATTGTCTTATGATTACACCCGTTTTTCGTAAATTAACCATTGCAGATGTTGATCAAATAATAAATGTCGAACACGCCTCCTTTACATCACCTTGGACAAAAGACGCATTTGCACGAGAATTAACTATGAATCCCTATGCACTTTATATTGGTGGAGATCTTGATGGGAAAATAATTGCTTATGGTGGAATGTGGATTATTATCGATGAGGCACATATTACAAATATCGCTGTCTTACCCGAGTATCGGGGAATGAAAATTGGTGAACAATTAATGTTAACAATGATGGAAACAATGATTGGTCATGGTGCGAAACGAGCAACATTAGAAGTTAGAGTTTCCAACGAAATTGCGCAAAATATGTATCGTAAATTTGGGTTTAAAAACGGAGGAATCCGTAAAGGGTATTATACGGATAATTATGAAGATGCTTTAGTAATGTGGGTGAATTTAAATGAATGATATATATATTTTAGGTATTGAATCAAGTTGTGATGAAACAGCTGCATCCGTCGTAAAAAATGGTAGCGAAATGATGTCGAATATTGTTGCTTCACAAATTGAAACACATAAAAGATTTGGTGGTGTCGTTCCAGAAATTGCATCTCGTCAACATGTTGAGCAAATTACAACAGTTATTGAAGAAGCAATGAACCAAGCAAACATAACTTTTTCACAGCTATCCGGAATTGCAGTCACACAAGGGCCAGGTCTCGTTGGCGCATTATTAATTGGAGTTGAAGCTGCCAAATCATTAGCATTTGCTCACTCACTCCCACTGATTCCTGTCCATCATATTGCAGGTCATATTTATGCCAATCGTCTCGTAGATGAAATGAAGTTTCCTCTACTAGCTCTCGTTGTCTCTGGTGGCCATACGGAGCTTATTTATATGAAAGAACACGGCCACTTTGAAGTGATTGGTGAAACAAGAGATGATGCCGCAGGAGAAGCTTATGATAAAGTAGCAAGAGTTTTAAACCTTCCTTACCCTGGTGGTCCTCATATTGACCGACTAGCTCATGAAGGACAAGCCACGATTGATTTACCACGAGCATGGTTAGAAGA comes from Bacillus andreraoultii and encodes:
- the tsaE gene encoding tRNA (adenosine(37)-N6)-threonylcarbamoyltransferase complex ATPase subunit type 1 TsaE codes for the protein MNDYTITLHNQEETMSLAERLSNFIQPGDVIALEGDLGAGKTTFTKGLARGLGISRNVNSPTFTIIKEYNGKLPLYHMDVYRLKNSMEDLGFDEYFDGEGVTVIEWAHMIEDQLPNQLLKIEITRMSDKERNITFYPVGNRYEQLCKEFFHEYTSH
- the tsaD gene encoding tRNA (adenosine(37)-N6)-threonylcarbamoyltransferase complex transferase subunit TsaD, giving the protein MNDIYILGIESSCDETAASVVKNGSEMMSNIVASQIETHKRFGGVVPEIASRQHVEQITTVIEEAMNQANITFSQLSGIAVTQGPGLVGALLIGVEAAKSLAFAHSLPLIPVHHIAGHIYANRLVDEMKFPLLALVVSGGHTELIYMKEHGHFEVIGETRDDAAGEAYDKVARVLNLPYPGGPHIDRLAHEGQATIDLPRAWLEEGSYDFSFSGLKSAVINTVHNAEQRGETIKPEDLAASFQASVVEVLVEKTSRAAKEYNVKQVILAGGVAANKGLREGLKEKVSELKGIDLIIPPLKLCTDNAAMIAACGTIFYENGIRANLGLNANPGLDLTSFNRE
- the tsaB gene encoding tRNA (adenosine(37)-N6)-threonylcarbamoyltransferase complex dimerization subunit type 1 TsaB produces the protein MNTLAIDTSTNVLGVGVANDEKVIGEYISNIKRNHSTRVLPAIDFLLKDCNMSLNDMEKIVVANGPGSYTGLRIGVTIGKTLAWTLNLPIVGVSSLQLMAASGRYFQGLISPIMDARRDNLFTGLYQYENDQLIQVISDQHISIVEWCELIKTYEKPVLFIGNDVALHREKIATIANEYACFAPITTNIPRPGELALIGSKLENEANIHSFKPNYLRLTEAEAKWREKSDRN
- the rimI gene encoding ribosomal protein S18-alanine N-acetyltransferase, whose amino-acid sequence is MITPVFRKLTIADVDQIINVEHASFTSPWTKDAFARELTMNPYALYIGGDLDGKIIAYGGMWIIIDEAHITNIAVLPEYRGMKIGEQLMLTMMETMIGHGAKRATLEVRVSNEIAQNMYRKFGFKNGGIRKGYYTDNYEDALVMWVNLNE